The proteins below come from a single Dermatophilaceae bacterium Soc4.6 genomic window:
- the atpD gene encoding F0F1 ATP synthase subunit beta, with the protein MTATVTDHAAGASGSAGAVGRISRIIGPVVDIEFPVDGMPEQYNLLTTQVELLGESHNVNLEVAQHIGDNMVRAISLQPTDGIVRGSAVQDTGGPIMVPVGDVTLGRVFNTTGACLNLEPGETLDVKERWGIHRSAPPFDQLEPKTQMFETGIKVIDLMTPYVLGGKIGLFGGAGVGKTVLIQEMIARVARDHGGVSVFAGVGERTREGNDLMVEMEEAGVLGQTALVFGQMDEPPGTRLRVALSALTMAEYFRDVQNQDVLLFIDNIFRFTQAGSEVSTLLGRMPSAVGYQPTLADEMGTLQERITSTRGHSITSMQAIYVPADDYTDPAPATTFAHLDATTELSRDIASLGIYPAVDPLSSTSRILDPRYIAADHYNTAVRVKQILQRNKELQDIIAILGIDELSEEDKILVNRARRIQRFLSQNTYVAKQFTGIEGSTVSLADSIEGFTKIADGEYDHVAEQAFFMCGGLDDVERQWSEIQKNL; encoded by the coding sequence ATGACTGCCACTGTCACTGACCACGCCGCAGGCGCGTCGGGTTCTGCCGGCGCGGTCGGCCGCATCTCCCGCATCATCGGGCCGGTCGTCGACATCGAGTTCCCGGTCGACGGGATGCCGGAGCAGTACAACCTGCTCACGACCCAGGTCGAGCTGCTCGGTGAGAGCCACAACGTCAACCTCGAGGTCGCCCAGCACATCGGCGACAACATGGTGCGCGCCATCTCGCTGCAGCCGACCGACGGCATCGTGCGCGGCTCGGCCGTGCAGGACACCGGCGGCCCGATCATGGTCCCGGTCGGTGACGTCACCCTCGGGCGCGTCTTCAACACGACCGGTGCGTGCCTCAACCTCGAGCCGGGCGAGACGCTCGACGTCAAGGAGCGGTGGGGCATCCACCGCAGCGCGCCGCCGTTCGACCAGCTCGAGCCCAAGACCCAGATGTTCGAGACGGGCATCAAGGTCATCGACCTCATGACGCCGTACGTCCTCGGTGGCAAGATCGGCCTCTTCGGTGGGGCCGGGGTCGGCAAGACCGTGCTCATCCAGGAGATGATCGCCCGGGTCGCCCGCGACCACGGAGGCGTCTCCGTCTTCGCCGGTGTCGGCGAGCGCACCCGTGAGGGCAATGACCTCATGGTCGAGATGGAGGAGGCCGGCGTCCTCGGGCAGACCGCCCTCGTGTTCGGCCAGATGGACGAGCCGCCGGGCACCCGTCTGCGCGTGGCCCTCTCGGCGCTGACGATGGCGGAGTACTTCCGCGACGTGCAGAACCAGGACGTGCTGCTCTTCATCGACAACATCTTCCGCTTCACCCAGGCCGGGTCCGAGGTCTCCACCCTCCTGGGCCGGATGCCGTCTGCCGTCGGCTACCAGCCGACTCTCGCCGACGAGATGGGCACCCTCCAGGAGCGCATCACCTCGACGCGGGGTCACTCGATCACCTCGATGCAGGCGATCTACGTGCCGGCTGACGACTACACCGACCCGGCCCCGGCGACCACCTTCGCGCACCTCGACGCCACCACCGAGCTCTCGCGTGACATCGCCTCGCTCGGCATCTACCCGGCCGTGGACCCGCTCAGCTCGACGAGCCGGATCCTCGACCCCCGCTACATCGCCGCCGACCACTACAACACGGCCGTGCGGGTCAAGCAGATCCTCCAGCGCAACAAGGAGCTGCAGGACATCATCGCGATCCTCGGTATCGACGAGCTGTCCGAGGAGGACAAGATCCTCGTCAACCGCGCGCGTCGCATCCAGCGCTTCCTGTCGCAGAACACCTACGTCGCCAAGCAGTTCACCGGCATCGAGGGGTCGACCGTGTCGTTGGCCGACTCGATCGAGGGCTTCACCAAGATCGCCGACGGCGAGTACGACCACGTCGCCGAGCAGGCCTTCTTCATGTGTGGTGGCCTCGACGACGTCGAGCGTCAGTGGTCCGAGATCCAGAAGAACCTCTGA
- the atpE gene encoding ATP synthase F0 subunit C → MTGNIAILGYGLSAIGPGIGVGLIFAAYINGVARQPEARGMLQPIAFLGMAITEALAIFGIALAFVFKA, encoded by the coding sequence ATGACCGGCAACATTGCCATCCTTGGCTACGGCCTCTCTGCCATCGGCCCCGGTATCGGTGTTGGCCTGATCTTCGCGGCCTACATCAACGGCGTCGCGCGTCAGCCCGAGGCCCGCGGCATGCTCCAGCCAATCGCCTTCCTGGGCATGGCCATCACCGAGGCCCTCGCGATCTTCGGTATCGCGCTTGCCTTCGTCTTCAAGGCCTGA
- a CDS encoding F0F1 ATP synthase subunit B has product MFALSIPAADSGADGGFWASAYPIIPHPVELIFALVTFAILYWVVAKKVVPRLEEIFAERTAAIEGGISKAEEAQAQAQAALEQYNAQLRDAREEASRIREDAKAQGAAIVAELREKAQAEATRITENASKQIDAERQSAVVQLRQEVGRLSTDLASRIVGESLQDEVRQKGIVERFLGELEAGEIKPEKVDS; this is encoded by the coding sequence ATGTTCGCACTCAGCATCCCGGCTGCCGACAGCGGCGCAGACGGTGGTTTCTGGGCGTCCGCGTACCCGATCATCCCGCACCCGGTCGAGCTGATCTTCGCTCTGGTCACCTTCGCGATCCTCTACTGGGTCGTGGCCAAGAAGGTCGTTCCTCGGCTCGAGGAGATCTTCGCCGAGCGCACCGCCGCCATCGAAGGCGGCATCAGCAAGGCGGAGGAGGCCCAGGCCCAGGCCCAGGCTGCCCTCGAGCAGTACAACGCCCAGCTGAGAGACGCCCGTGAGGAGGCCTCCCGCATCCGCGAGGACGCGAAGGCCCAGGGTGCCGCGATCGTGGCCGAGCTGCGCGAGAAGGCGCAGGCCGAGGCCACCCGCATCACCGAGAACGCCTCGAAGCAGATCGACGCCGAGCGTCAGTCCGCCGTCGTGCAGCTGCGTCAAGAAGTCGGGCGCCTGTCGACCGACCTGGCCAGCCGCATCGTCGGTGAGTCGCTGCAGGACGAGGTCCGCCAGAAGGGCATCGTCGAGCGCTTCCTCGGCGAGCTCGAGGCCGGCGAGATCAAGCCCGAGAAGGTCGACTCCTGA
- the atpB gene encoding F0F1 ATP synthase subunit A: MSIVAAVRSEYVAPGTADFFQPLIGEGSFAITRACFLALISVGLISWLLLATTKKKAVVPGRGQMATEALYGMVRNGVARDLIGSRDFLRFVPLLFTMFMLILVNNLFGVLPPFQFPTMGRIAFPIMLALIVWIVFHAIGMKKHGFIGYFKSLVPAGLPSWIVPIIFFLELITDLFTRPVTLALRLFGNMFAGHILIILFITGGYYMLTSGGILPVAGGVTWIFGFVMTLFELLVEFLQAYVFTLLAALYIAGAVADEH; this comes from the coding sequence GTGAGCATCGTCGCTGCCGTCCGCTCGGAGTACGTGGCGCCCGGCACCGCGGACTTCTTCCAGCCGCTGATCGGTGAGGGCAGCTTCGCCATCACCCGGGCCTGCTTCCTCGCACTCATCTCGGTCGGTCTGATCTCGTGGCTGCTCCTGGCTACGACGAAGAAGAAGGCGGTCGTCCCCGGCCGGGGCCAGATGGCGACCGAGGCGCTCTACGGCATGGTCCGCAACGGCGTGGCCCGCGACCTGATCGGCAGCAGGGACTTCCTGCGCTTCGTACCGCTGCTGTTCACCATGTTCATGCTCATCCTGGTGAACAACCTCTTCGGAGTCCTGCCGCCGTTCCAGTTTCCCACCATGGGCCGTATCGCGTTCCCGATCATGCTTGCCCTCATCGTCTGGATCGTCTTCCACGCGATCGGGATGAAGAAGCACGGCTTCATCGGCTACTTCAAGTCGCTGGTCCCCGCGGGCCTACCCAGCTGGATCGTCCCGATCATCTTCTTCCTCGAGCTCATCACCGACCTGTTCACCCGGCCCGTGACCCTGGCTCTGCGACTGTTCGGCAACATGTTCGCCGGTCACATCCTCATCATCTTGTTCATCACCGGCGGCTACTACATGCTGACCAGCGGTGGCATCCTTCCGGTGGCCGGTGGCGTGACGTGGATCTTCGGGTTCGTCATGACCCTCTTCGAGCTCCTGGTCGAGTTCCTCCAGGCCTACGTCTTCACCCTCCTCGCCGCCCTGTACATCGCCGGAGCCGTCGCCGACGAGCACTGA
- a CDS encoding MraY family glycosyltransferase, with the protein MREYLLIVVVAAAVTFLTTPLVRALAVVTGAFTPLRARDVHDTPIPRLGGVAIFLGFAAAALVARELPYLSKVYSSGQISGVLLGAGIVCLVGAVDDIRELDWLTKLAGQVLAAGVMAYKGVQLLSIPFFGTNTVLPTPALVAVTVFVVLVTVNAVNWIDGLDGLAAGTVAIAAFAFFGYSYLVSNSYNPPNVFTNATFITAATLGACLGFLPHNFHPARLFMGDSGALLLGLLLAAATISITGNVDPSDFSGGQVSAALLPIAVPLAVLSVPFVDMVLAVVRRTRAGQKPWQADSKHLHHRMLEIGHGHRNAVLVLYLWGAVLSLGTVSFAFLEPWQAGLALVTGLAVAAAVTLFLPRWSGPRRL; encoded by the coding sequence GTGCGGGAGTACCTCCTCATCGTGGTCGTCGCGGCGGCGGTCACCTTCCTGACGACCCCGCTGGTGCGGGCGCTGGCGGTGGTGACGGGTGCCTTCACGCCGTTGCGGGCGCGTGACGTGCACGACACGCCCATCCCCCGGCTCGGGGGAGTGGCGATCTTCCTCGGGTTCGCCGCGGCCGCGCTGGTCGCGCGCGAGCTGCCCTACCTCAGCAAGGTCTACTCCTCGGGTCAGATCTCGGGTGTGCTCCTGGGGGCGGGCATCGTGTGCCTCGTCGGGGCCGTCGACGACATCCGCGAGCTCGACTGGCTGACCAAGCTCGCGGGCCAGGTGCTCGCGGCGGGGGTGATGGCCTACAAGGGCGTGCAGCTGCTCTCGATCCCCTTCTTCGGCACCAACACCGTGCTGCCGACGCCCGCGCTGGTGGCGGTCACCGTCTTCGTCGTGCTCGTGACGGTCAACGCGGTCAACTGGATCGACGGGCTCGACGGGCTGGCGGCCGGCACGGTGGCCATCGCCGCCTTCGCCTTCTTCGGCTACTCCTACCTCGTCTCCAACAGCTACAACCCGCCCAACGTCTTCACCAACGCGACGTTCATCACGGCCGCGACCCTCGGCGCGTGCCTGGGGTTCCTGCCGCACAACTTCCACCCGGCGCGGCTCTTCATGGGCGACTCCGGGGCGCTGCTGCTGGGCCTGCTGCTGGCGGCGGCGACGATCTCGATCACGGGCAACGTCGACCCCAGCGACTTCTCCGGCGGCCAGGTGTCAGCGGCCCTGCTGCCGATCGCGGTCCCGCTGGCCGTGCTCAGCGTCCCCTTCGTCGACATGGTCCTGGCCGTCGTCCGGCGCACGCGGGCCGGGCAGAAGCCCTGGCAGGCCGACTCCAAGCACCTGCACCACCGGATGCTCGAGATCGGCCACGGGCACCGCAACGCCGTCCTGGTGCTCTACCTGTGGGGGGCGGTGCTGTCGCTGGGCACGGTGTCCTTCGCCTTCCTGGAGCCGTGGCAGGCTGGGCTGGCCCTCGTGACCGGGCTCGCCGTGGCGGCCGCGGTGACCCTGTTCCTGCCGAGGTGGAGCGGCCCCCGGCGCTTGTGA
- a CDS encoding F0F1 ATP synthase subunit delta, whose protein sequence is MQGSSRAALVSATETFDGVIDGGADTVSLADDLFAIVGALDGSASLRRALGDPSREGSAKVALVDRLFGGKVGDASLQVLRSLVEQRWSQDRDLTDVGEQLAVSAVIAGAEQEGRADRVEDELFRFERIVAGNPGLRDAMTDRRAQVGPKAQVVESLLAGRAAPETMRLARQAVLAPRGRRFDTVMEGFQAVAESRRQQLAATVTAAIALDESQRARLVAVLTAHYGKTVHLNVVLDPRVVGGIRVQVGDEVVDGTILRRLDEARRHLGV, encoded by the coding sequence ATGCAGGGATCCTCGCGCGCTGCGCTGGTCTCCGCCACGGAGACCTTCGACGGGGTGATCGACGGCGGGGCCGACACGGTCTCGCTGGCCGACGACCTCTTCGCCATCGTCGGGGCCCTCGACGGCAGCGCGAGCCTGCGACGGGCCCTCGGTGACCCGTCGCGCGAGGGGTCGGCCAAGGTCGCCCTCGTCGACCGCCTCTTCGGGGGCAAGGTCGGTGACGCCTCGTTGCAGGTGCTGCGCAGCCTCGTCGAGCAGCGGTGGTCGCAGGACCGCGACCTGACTGACGTGGGCGAGCAGCTCGCGGTGAGCGCCGTCATCGCCGGCGCCGAGCAGGAGGGGCGGGCCGACCGGGTCGAGGACGAGCTCTTCCGCTTCGAGCGGATCGTCGCCGGCAACCCCGGGCTGCGTGACGCGATGACCGACCGTCGGGCGCAGGTCGGCCCGAAGGCGCAGGTCGTCGAGTCGTTGCTCGCCGGTCGGGCCGCACCGGAGACGATGCGTCTGGCCCGCCAGGCGGTGCTGGCCCCCCGCGGCCGGCGCTTCGACACGGTCATGGAGGGCTTCCAGGCCGTGGCCGAGAGCAGGCGTCAGCAGCTCGCAGCAACGGTCACGGCGGCGATCGCCCTCGACGAGTCGCAGCGGGCCCGTCTGGTCGCGGTGCTCACCGCGCACTACGGCAAGACCGTGCACCTCAACGTCGTGCTCGACCCCCGGGTCGTGGGCGGCATCCGCGTGCAGGTCGGCGACGAGGTCGTCGACGGCACCATCCTGCGTCGCCTCGACGAGGCCCGGCGCCACCTGGGGGTCTGA
- a CDS encoding L-threonylcarbamoyladenylate synthase, giving the protein MSEVIDCTTPDGLAAGVEAASRAVRNGQVVVLPTDTVYGIGCDAFSADAVAAVLAAKGRGREMPPPVLVPNIRTVDGLARDVPDDARILIAAFWPGALTLVLRAQPSLSWDLGETNGTVAVRMPDDATALDLLSAIGPMAVTSANRTGQPPAATAQEAREQLGESVAVYLDGGPATASTASGPPTASTILDLTGAEVVTLREGSITREAIDAALETGRARLAQERLEAQAEAERVAAAARRAELASIRPGKGVGRPAKKPPTAGAAKGSRVAGRRRDE; this is encoded by the coding sequence ATGAGCGAGGTCATCGACTGCACCACTCCCGACGGGCTCGCAGCGGGGGTCGAGGCGGCCAGCCGAGCCGTCCGCAACGGTCAGGTCGTGGTGCTGCCCACCGACACCGTCTACGGCATCGGGTGCGACGCCTTCAGCGCCGACGCCGTCGCAGCCGTGCTCGCCGCCAAGGGCCGCGGACGCGAGATGCCCCCGCCGGTGCTGGTGCCCAACATCCGCACGGTCGACGGCCTGGCGCGCGACGTGCCCGACGACGCCCGCATCCTCATCGCCGCCTTCTGGCCGGGAGCCCTGACGCTCGTGCTGCGCGCGCAGCCGTCCCTCTCGTGGGACCTCGGCGAGACCAACGGCACCGTGGCCGTGCGCATGCCCGACGACGCCACCGCCCTCGACCTGCTCTCGGCGATCGGGCCGATGGCGGTCACCAGCGCCAACCGCACCGGCCAGCCGCCGGCCGCCACTGCGCAGGAGGCGCGGGAGCAGCTCGGCGAGTCGGTGGCCGTCTACCTCGACGGCGGGCCGGCGACGGCGTCCACCGCGTCGGGTCCTCCCACCGCCTCGACGATCCTCGACCTGACCGGCGCCGAGGTGGTGACCCTGCGCGAGGGCAGCATCACGCGGGAGGCCATCGACGCTGCCCTCGAGACCGGTCGCGCCCGCCTGGCGCAGGAGCGGCTCGAGGCGCAGGCCGAGGCCGAGCGCGTCGCCGCCGCGGCGCGTCGGGCCGAGCTGGCGTCGATCCGGCCCGGCAAGGGTGTCGGGCGACCGGCGAAGAAGCCGCCGACCGCTGGCGCAGCCAAGGGCTCCCGGGTGGCGGGGCGTCGTCGGGACGAGTGA
- a CDS encoding F0F1 ATP synthase subunit epsilon, translating to MSQLQVDLVAADRKVWSGEAKLVRARTSEGELGIMPGHQPLLGVLVSGDVTIQGEGGDQVVTVDSGFLSVEHNRVTIVADTVEAPEARV from the coding sequence GTGAGTCAGCTTCAGGTGGATCTTGTCGCCGCCGACCGCAAGGTGTGGTCGGGCGAGGCAAAGCTGGTGCGCGCGCGCACCAGTGAGGGCGAGCTCGGCATCATGCCGGGGCACCAGCCGTTGCTGGGGGTGCTGGTCTCCGGTGACGTCACCATCCAGGGTGAGGGTGGCGACCAGGTCGTCACCGTCGACAGCGGTTTCCTCTCCGTCGAGCACAACCGCGTGACCATCGTCGCCGACACGGTCGAGGCGCCCGAGGCGAGGGTCTGA
- a CDS encoding DUF2550 family protein, which produces MATALLSVEVLVGVLVVLVCLALAGVFVRRRVLARDSILTLCGMRPPSASRWRLGLLRLGSEQLEWFPLLGVTTRPVDGWDRNGVDLDAPTVLGGHERLDLLPDAVGVQCHDGDATFELALLPEHYTALRSWLEAAPPGSRADVA; this is translated from the coding sequence ATGGCGACCGCACTTCTCAGTGTCGAGGTGCTGGTCGGTGTGCTCGTGGTGCTCGTGTGCCTCGCTCTCGCCGGGGTCTTCGTGCGGCGCAGGGTCCTGGCGCGCGACAGCATCCTCACGCTGTGTGGGATGCGTCCCCCCAGCGCCTCTCGCTGGCGGCTCGGGCTCCTGCGCCTCGGCAGCGAGCAGCTCGAGTGGTTTCCCCTGCTCGGGGTGACCACCCGTCCCGTGGACGGGTGGGACCGCAACGGGGTCGACCTCGACGCCCCGACGGTGCTGGGCGGTCACGAACGCCTGGACCTGCTCCCGGACGCCGTGGGGGTGCAGTGCCACGACGGGGACGCGACGTTCGAGCTGGCGCTGCTGCCCGAGCACTACACCGCGCTGCGGTCCTGGCTCGAGGCCGCCCCACCGGGCTCCCGGGCCGACGTCGCCTGA
- the atpA gene encoding F0F1 ATP synthase subunit alpha has protein sequence MTELSIRPEEIRDALDNFVQTYEPGAAAREEVGRVTDAGDGIAHVEGLPSAMTNELLQFSDGTLGLALNLDVHEIGVVVLGEYSGIEEGQEVKRTGEVLSVPVGDKFLGRVVNPLGQPIDGLGEIEASARRPLEVQAPSVVQRKSVHEPMQTGLKAVDAMTPIGRGQRQLIIGDRQTGKTTVAVDTIINQKRNWETGDPDQQVRCIYVGIGQKGSTIASVKGTLEEAGAMEYTTIVAAPASDSAGFKYLAPYTGSAIGQHWMYEGKHVLIVFDDLSKQAEAYRAVSLLLRRPPGREAYPGDVFYLHSRLLERCAKLSDDLGHGSMTGLPIIETKGGDVSAYIPTNVISITDGQIYLQADLFNANVRPAIDVGVSVSRVGGAAQIKAMKDVSGRLKLDLAQFRALEAFAMFASDLDPASRAQLARGARLVELLKQSQSNPYPIEEQVVSIWAGTTGQLDSIKVEDVRRFELDFLDYLRRQHKGVLDGIRETKKFDDDTRSALEGAVTEFKKQFGGEPPLDDRRTDVGHEAEATSLGDEDIDQEQIVRQKR, from the coding sequence ATGACGGAGCTCTCGATCCGTCCGGAGGAGATCCGCGACGCCCTGGACAACTTCGTCCAGACCTACGAGCCCGGCGCAGCCGCGCGCGAAGAGGTCGGTCGGGTGACCGACGCCGGTGACGGCATCGCGCACGTCGAGGGCCTGCCCTCGGCGATGACCAACGAGCTGCTCCAGTTCTCGGACGGCACCCTCGGCCTCGCGCTCAACCTCGACGTGCACGAGATCGGTGTCGTCGTCCTCGGTGAGTACAGCGGCATCGAGGAGGGCCAGGAGGTCAAGCGCACCGGCGAGGTCCTCTCGGTCCCCGTCGGCGACAAGTTCCTCGGTCGCGTGGTCAACCCCCTGGGGCAGCCCATCGACGGCCTCGGCGAGATCGAGGCCTCGGCCCGTCGTCCCCTCGAGGTGCAGGCGCCCTCGGTGGTCCAGCGCAAGTCGGTCCACGAGCCGATGCAGACCGGCCTCAAGGCGGTCGATGCCATGACCCCGATCGGCCGTGGCCAGCGCCAGCTGATCATCGGCGACCGCCAGACCGGCAAGACCACGGTCGCGGTCGACACGATCATCAACCAGAAGCGCAACTGGGAGACCGGTGACCCCGACCAGCAGGTGCGCTGCATCTACGTCGGCATCGGCCAGAAGGGTTCCACCATCGCCTCGGTCAAGGGCACCCTCGAGGAGGCCGGAGCGATGGAGTACACCACCATCGTCGCCGCCCCCGCGTCGGACTCGGCCGGATTCAAGTACCTCGCGCCCTACACCGGCTCGGCCATCGGTCAGCACTGGATGTACGAGGGCAAGCACGTCCTCATCGTCTTCGACGACCTGAGCAAGCAGGCCGAGGCCTACCGAGCCGTGTCGCTGCTGCTGCGCCGCCCGCCGGGCCGCGAGGCCTACCCGGGTGACGTGTTCTACCTGCACTCGCGGCTGCTCGAGCGTTGCGCCAAGCTCAGCGACGACCTGGGCCACGGCTCGATGACCGGCCTGCCGATCATCGAGACCAAGGGTGGCGACGTCTCGGCCTACATCCCGACCAACGTCATCTCGATCACCGACGGCCAGATCTACCTCCAGGCCGACCTGTTCAACGCCAACGTCCGCCCGGCGATCGACGTGGGTGTCTCGGTCTCCCGTGTCGGTGGTGCGGCCCAGATCAAGGCCATGAAGGACGTCTCCGGGCGCCTGAAGCTCGACCTGGCCCAGTTCCGCGCCCTCGAGGCCTTCGCGATGTTCGCGTCCGACCTCGACCCGGCCTCCCGGGCCCAGCTGGCCCGCGGTGCGCGGCTGGTCGAGCTGCTCAAGCAGAGCCAGAGCAACCCGTACCCCATCGAGGAGCAGGTCGTCTCGATCTGGGCCGGCACGACCGGGCAGCTCGACTCGATCAAGGTCGAGGACGTGCGGCGCTTCGAGCTCGACTTCCTCGACTACCTGCGTCGCCAGCACAAGGGCGTGCTCGACGGCATCCGTGAGACCAAGAAGTTCGATGACGACACCCGCTCGGCCCTCGAGGGTGCCGTCACGGAGTTCAAGAAGCAGTTCGGGGGCGAGCCCCCGCTCGACGACCGCAGGACCGATGTCGGTCACGAGGCCGAGGCCACGTCGCTCGGCGACGAGGACATCGACCAGGAGCAGATCGTCCGCCAGAAGCGCTAG
- the glyA gene encoding serine hydroxymethyltransferase, producing the protein MTSAPATSADPTFAPVDEPFYGSDFGALAAFDPEISGVLLSELDRIRGGLQLIASENMSSPEVLTALGSTLSNKYAEGYPGKRYYGGCSEVDKAETIAIERCKTLFGAEHANVQAHSGASANQAVYGAFLQPGDSILAMSLPHGGHLTHGAKVSFSGKWFNPIHYGVDKATENIDYDQVAALAREHRPKMILAGGSAIPRLIDFAFFRALADEIGAVFWVDAAHFIGLVAGGAIPSPVPYADVVTFTTHKVLRGPRSGALVCRAEHAAKLDKAIFPMMQGGPQMHTIAAKAVNFKECATPEYAAYTRAVVANAARLATQLGERGIRPTTGGTDTHLSLHDLQGVGVTGVEAEARADAAGIVLNKNAIPFDPQKPGIASGIRVGTPCVTTQGMGLPEMDTIAELIATAVTTGDADPQHAVSARVRAEVTELVERFPAYPRP; encoded by the coding sequence ATGACGAGCGCCCCGGCCACTTCTGCGGACCCCACCTTCGCCCCCGTCGACGAGCCGTTCTACGGCTCCGACTTCGGCGCCCTCGCGGCCTTCGACCCCGAGATCTCGGGGGTGCTGCTCTCCGAGCTCGACCGCATCCGCGGCGGTCTGCAGCTGATCGCCAGCGAGAACATGTCCAGCCCCGAGGTGCTCACCGCACTCGGCTCGACGTTGTCCAACAAGTACGCCGAGGGCTACCCGGGCAAGCGCTACTACGGCGGGTGCTCCGAGGTCGACAAGGCCGAGACGATCGCCATCGAGCGGTGCAAGACCCTCTTCGGCGCCGAGCACGCCAACGTGCAGGCGCACTCCGGTGCCAGCGCCAACCAGGCCGTCTACGGCGCCTTCCTCCAGCCGGGCGACTCCATCCTCGCCATGTCGCTGCCCCACGGTGGCCACCTGACCCACGGCGCCAAGGTCTCGTTCTCCGGCAAGTGGTTCAACCCGATCCACTACGGCGTCGACAAGGCCACGGAGAACATCGACTACGACCAGGTCGCCGCGCTCGCCCGCGAGCACCGGCCGAAGATGATCCTCGCCGGCGGCAGCGCCATCCCGCGGCTGATCGACTTCGCGTTCTTCCGCGCGCTCGCCGACGAGATCGGCGCGGTCTTCTGGGTCGACGCCGCGCACTTCATCGGTCTCGTCGCCGGCGGGGCGATCCCGAGCCCCGTGCCGTATGCCGACGTCGTCACCTTCACCACGCACAAGGTGCTGCGCGGCCCGCGCTCCGGCGCACTGGTCTGCAGGGCGGAGCACGCGGCCAAGCTCGACAAGGCCATCTTCCCGATGATGCAGGGCGGGCCGCAGATGCACACCATCGCGGCCAAGGCCGTGAACTTCAAGGAGTGCGCGACCCCGGAGTATGCCGCCTACACCCGTGCCGTCGTCGCGAACGCCGCCCGGCTGGCCACCCAGCTCGGTGAGCGCGGCATCCGGCCGACGACCGGCGGCACCGACACCCACCTGTCGCTGCACGACCTGCAGGGCGTGGGCGTGACCGGCGTCGAGGCCGAGGCTCGCGCCGACGCGGCTGGCATCGTGCTCAACAAGAACGCCATCCCCTTCGACCCGCAGAAGCCCGGCATCGCCTCCGGCATCCGGGTCGGCACTCCGTGCGTGACGACACAGGGGATGGGCCTGCCCGAGATGGACACGATCGCCGAGCTGATCGCCACCGCGGTCACCACGGGTGACGCCGACCCGCAGCACGCCGTGTCGGCCCGGGTGCGCGCCGAGGTCACCGAGCTCGTCGAGCGCTTCCCCGCCTACCCCCGCCCCTGA
- a CDS encoding F0F1 ATP synthase subunit gamma: MAGQMRVYRQRVRSIQATKKITRAMELIAASRVIKARQRSEAATPYTAALTRALSALATYSHEDHPLTTEREHVRRAGIVIISGDRGLSGAYNSSVLRESESLVKRLQDEGKEVVSYLCGRRAASFYKFRRREWAAAWDGFSDAPTYEVAKEIGQRLVDDFLKPYEEGGLDEVHVVYTRFVNMVTQEPRVIRLVPLEVVDADDVPAADDVLPLYNFEPSAQEVLDALLPKYVISRIWTCLLASAASQMAAQQRAMKSATDNADALIKNYTRLANQARQAEITQEISEIVGGADALASA, encoded by the coding sequence ATGGCAGGCCAGATGAGGGTCTACCGCCAGCGCGTCCGGTCGATCCAGGCGACGAAGAAGATCACGCGGGCGATGGAGCTGATTGCTGCGTCGCGCGTGATCAAGGCGCGCCAGCGGTCCGAGGCTGCGACGCCCTACACCGCTGCGCTGACGCGGGCGCTGTCGGCGCTCGCCACCTACTCGCACGAGGACCACCCGCTCACCACCGAGCGCGAGCACGTCCGCCGGGCCGGCATCGTCATCATCTCGGGTGACCGCGGTCTGTCGGGGGCCTACAACTCGTCGGTGCTGCGTGAGAGCGAGTCCCTCGTCAAGCGCCTGCAGGACGAGGGCAAGGAGGTCGTCTCCTACCTCTGTGGTCGGCGCGCGGCGTCCTTCTACAAGTTTCGTCGGCGTGAGTGGGCGGCGGCCTGGGACGGGTTCTCCGACGCCCCGACCTACGAGGTGGCCAAGGAGATCGGCCAGCGCCTGGTCGACGACTTCCTCAAGCCCTATGAGGAGGGCGGCCTCGACGAGGTCCACGTCGTCTACACCCGCTTCGTCAACATGGTCACCCAGGAGCCGCGGGTCATCCGCCTCGTGCCCCTCGAGGTGGTCGACGCCGACGACGTGCCGGCCGCGGACGACGTGCTGCCGCTCTACAACTTCGAGCCCAGTGCCCAGGAGGTGCTGGACGCCCTCCTGCCGAAGTACGTCATCTCGCGGATCTGGACCTGCCTGCTGGCCTCGGCCGCGTCGCAGATGGCCGCCCAGCAGCGGGCGATGAAGTCGGCGACCGACAACGCGGACGCGCTCATCAAGAACTACACGCGGCTGGCCAACCAGGCGCGTCAGGCCGAGATCACGCAGGAGATCAGCGAGATCGTCGGCGGCGCGGATGCCCTGGCCTCCGCGTGA